A genome region from Flavobacterium sp. CFS9 includes the following:
- a CDS encoding terminase large subunit → MEITEKMLYSVPFQYANDVRTGKIVTGKRIKQAVERFYKWIETADQDGFYLDHNKGMRVINFFPEFLNHTKGKMAGQPFVLAPFQQFTMYNVFGWINEKNGYRRINTVYDKRAKKNGKTAEMAGLALYCMSFDLEMEAEIYVAATKEDQARLCWKQAKMYIESPVSNSALRKMGFFCRQKIIGFTKTNSTLMALGGDSNTQDGINCHVGIIDEYHAHKDDTVKENCESSTVQRTQALIYHITTAGSNVQSACKNYEDSVIEVLEGRNVDDSLWIMIHNIDKEDLETEESWMNEGLWIKANPLLFQGLAIDAIRKEFTKAMNQPSKRRNFKTKNLNIWVDELSEWIYNEDWMKNKVDIIPAVKFTQFGCFGGLDLSKTIDLSAYVLVSEPDENEERYLKCWFFCPKDTIIKRSKEDRVPYQYWADNGWLIATPGNVIDYNVIQDVIKDTYYKYNVQRLEFDPYNATKLTQDLDAEGYNVSEFSQAIGTISAPTKEFEKLVLSGKLKHDGNPVLAWMLASCVIYYDANDNMKVHKGRSGANGRRVDGIIATINAIGGSMSEPEETNESYYNNPDNVFEC, encoded by the coding sequence ATGGAAATCACTGAAAAAATGCTCTATTCCGTTCCTTTTCAGTACGCAAATGATGTGCGTACAGGGAAAATCGTGACTGGAAAAAGGATAAAACAAGCCGTAGAGCGTTTTTACAAGTGGATAGAAACCGCAGATCAGGACGGGTTTTATCTGGATCATAACAAAGGAATGCGGGTTATAAATTTCTTTCCCGAATTTTTAAATCATACAAAAGGAAAAATGGCAGGTCAGCCGTTCGTTTTGGCGCCTTTTCAGCAATTCACAATGTATAATGTGTTTGGCTGGATCAATGAAAAAAACGGATATCGCCGTATAAATACCGTTTACGACAAACGAGCCAAAAAAAACGGAAAAACCGCAGAAATGGCAGGATTAGCATTGTATTGCATGAGTTTTGATTTAGAAATGGAAGCTGAAATTTATGTTGCGGCAACGAAGGAAGATCAGGCGCGTTTATGTTGGAAACAGGCTAAAATGTACATCGAAAGTCCAGTTTCAAATTCTGCACTGAGAAAAATGGGTTTTTTTTGTCGTCAAAAAATAATCGGATTTACTAAAACAAACTCAACATTGATGGCTTTGGGTGGTGATTCCAATACACAGGATGGAATTAACTGCCATGTTGGAATTATTGACGAATATCACGCTCATAAAGATGATACGGTAAAAGAAAACTGCGAATCATCAACGGTGCAGAGAACACAGGCTTTAATCTATCATATCACAACAGCAGGTTCAAACGTGCAATCAGCCTGTAAAAATTATGAGGATTCAGTAATTGAAGTTTTAGAAGGTCGAAATGTCGATGATTCTCTATGGATAATGATTCATAACATCGATAAAGAAGATCTGGAAACAGAAGAATCTTGGATGAATGAAGGCCTTTGGATAAAAGCAAATCCTTTATTGTTTCAGGGATTGGCAATCGATGCAATTCGTAAAGAATTTACAAAAGCAATGAACCAGCCGTCTAAAAGGCGAAATTTCAAAACCAAAAATTTAAACATTTGGGTTGATGAATTGTCAGAGTGGATTTACAACGAAGACTGGATGAAAAATAAAGTAGATATCATCCCGGCTGTAAAATTTACACAATTCGGGTGTTTTGGTGGTTTAGATTTGTCAAAAACAATCGATTTAAGTGCTTATGTTCTGGTTTCTGAGCCTGACGAAAATGAGGAGCGTTATCTAAAATGTTGGTTTTTCTGTCCAAAAGATACGATCATCAAACGTTCAAAAGAAGATCGTGTTCCCTATCAATATTGGGCAGACAATGGATGGTTGATAGCTACGCCTGGTAATGTCATTGATTACAATGTTATACAAGATGTTATTAAGGATACATACTATAAATACAATGTTCAACGTTTAGAATTTGACCCCTATAATGCAACCAAACTTACACAGGATTTAGACGCTGAAGGTTACAATGTTTCCGAGTTCTCTCAGGCTATCGGAACAATATCAGCACCAACAAAAGAATTTGAAAAGCTTGTACTGTCAGGTAAACTAAAACATGATGGAAATCCGGTTTTAGCTTGGATGCTTGCATCGTGCGTAATCTATTACGATGCAAACGACAATATGAAAGTACATAAAGGACGTTCCGGAGCAAATGGCAGGCGTGTCGATGGAATAATTGCCACAATCAATGCAATTGGCGGTTCAATGTCAGAACCCGAAGAAACAAACGAAAGTTATTACAATAACCCTGATAATGTATTTGAATGCTAA
- a CDS encoding head-tail adaptor protein encodes MPKNPFIGQMNRLIDIVEKQTDQSDSGAEIVNEITISNTWAFMQDVSGTEETDGKIKHLVNRTYTIRFDENVKSKSSNLILIDDSKKYEVLHIIEIGRRQHLEIRVKNYE; translated from the coding sequence ATGCCAAAGAATCCTTTTATCGGTCAAATGAATCGATTGATCGATATTGTAGAAAAACAAACAGATCAGTCTGATAGCGGAGCGGAAATTGTTAATGAGATAACGATTTCAAATACTTGGGCTTTTATGCAGGATGTTTCAGGAACCGAAGAAACTGACGGAAAAATTAAGCATTTAGTAAATCGAACGTACACAATCAGGTTTGATGAGAATGTGAAATCAAAATCATCCAATTTAATTTTGATTGATGATTCGAAAAAGTATGAAGTGCTTCATATAATAGAAATTGGTAGGCGACAACATTTAGAAATCAGGGTTAAAAACTATGAATAA
- a CDS encoding HK97 family phage prohead protease, whose amino-acid sequence MEGVDYIKNIDGAERRFFSSEVRKVMPETEPTVEKDNLPNIEGYAAKFNSTTVIGRYWQFEEEILPGAFDDVLNDDVRCLYNHDPNYVLARSKAGKGTLTLSVDGVGLKYAYKTPNRGFAIDLADAIDEGDVSESSFSFLVAEEIWIYGDESKGILDKRQIVKFSRLFDVAPVTFPAYPDTEVAQRCSTAYKEKNNITERTAQDENKGLSTFEAQISINKNYL is encoded by the coding sequence ATGGAAGGTGTAGACTACATAAAAAATATAGACGGAGCCGAACGTCGTTTCTTTTCTTCAGAAGTCAGAAAGGTAATGCCTGAAACTGAACCTACAGTTGAAAAAGATAATTTGCCAAATATTGAAGGATATGCGGCGAAATTCAATTCAACTACAGTGATAGGTCGTTACTGGCAGTTTGAAGAAGAAATTTTACCAGGTGCTTTTGATGATGTGTTAAACGATGATGTTCGTTGTCTTTATAACCACGATCCTAATTATGTTTTGGCACGTTCAAAAGCTGGAAAAGGTACGCTTACGTTAAGTGTTGACGGTGTGGGTTTAAAGTATGCGTACAAAACGCCAAACAGAGGTTTCGCAATCGATTTGGCTGATGCAATAGACGAAGGTGATGTTTCAGAATCTTCTTTCTCCTTTTTAGTGGCTGAAGAAATTTGGATTTACGGTGATGAGTCGAAAGGAATTTTAGACAAAAGGCAAATCGTAAAATTCAGTCGCTTATTTGATGTTGCTCCGGTAACATTTCCGGCTTATCCAGATACAGAAGTTGCACAAAGATGCTCAACAGCTTACAAAGAAAAAAACAATATAACCGAGCGTACTGCTCAAGATGAAAATAAAGGGCTATCAACCTTTGAGGCTCAAATATCAATTAATAAAAATTATTTATAA
- a CDS encoding head-tail connector protein, whose protein sequence is MVTDSYYKNQEVTVCVTLAEAKKHLRLGTGVNPEDDLIQTYIDAAKEDRQNYINRSIDTRDFVMEVSQFETVNFSVNNDNDEVTEVKCYKQGETVATVLDVDSYKVRPGIVVGTKTITFIDVPQTEKRLDAVIVTVRQGWVTTEVPKALKQSMLLKIADMYERREDRGEIGYNGAADALARAYRKY, encoded by the coding sequence ATGGTTACGGACAGTTATTATAAAAATCAGGAAGTTACAGTATGTGTAACTCTTGCAGAAGCAAAAAAACATTTACGACTAGGAACGGGTGTAAATCCTGAAGATGATTTGATTCAAACCTATATTGATGCAGCTAAAGAAGATAGGCAGAATTATATAAATCGTTCAATTGATACTCGTGATTTTGTTATGGAAGTTTCGCAGTTTGAAACTGTAAATTTTTCGGTTAATAATGATAACGACGAAGTTACCGAGGTAAAATGCTATAAACAGGGCGAAACTGTAGCGACTGTGCTTGACGTTGACAGTTACAAAGTTCGCCCTGGAATAGTAGTCGGAACAAAAACAATTACGTTTATAGATGTGCCTCAAACAGAAAAGCGACTAGATGCGGTTATTGTTACGGTAAGGCAAGGTTGGGTAACGACTGAAGTTCCAAAAGCTTTAAAACAGTCAATGTTATTGAAAATTGCAGACATGTATGAGCGACGTGAAGATCGTGGGGAAATTGGTTATAATGGTGCGGCTGACGCTTTAGCAAGAGCGTACCGAAAATATTAA
- a CDS encoding phage portal protein, giving the protein MSLLDSAFDNMFAPKEQRSQSVLSGLGSFLSFGGGTASTGIKVKESLKLSAVYNAVEQISNDLAKTPFGLYQDIDGNKERLRSHSADILISSEPNYLMTPYNFKKLIGTSLPLRGNCLFKTILDNSGYPVSAEYIPWDNVFDVKLIKGELYYYVNGMADPLMSSEVLHFKQFSLNGLVGIPTITFAAMQLNLALKTQEFATMNLDNKGVRQGVISTEKVIKDKSGIIQGWRTAMAEKSADRVVVLDEGMEFNPITITPQELQIIEQQKFSIEDVARWFNIAPHKIKSLQQSTNNNIEQQSLDHVSDTIQPLVTNVEQELTKKLLTRKERSTCYFKGNMNVLLRADIKSRGEYYSKMVTSGVYNRQEVRRKEEENNGPEFLNEHLTPVNTYTEKQLENNLKMPK; this is encoded by the coding sequence ATGTCATTATTAGATAGCGCCTTTGATAATATGTTTGCTCCAAAAGAGCAGCGAAGCCAATCAGTATTGAGTGGCTTAGGTTCTTTTCTTTCGTTTGGTGGTGGTACAGCTTCAACCGGAATCAAAGTGAAAGAATCCTTAAAGCTTTCGGCTGTATACAATGCAGTTGAGCAAATATCAAACGATTTGGCGAAAACCCCTTTCGGGTTGTATCAGGATATAGACGGAAACAAAGAGCGTTTACGCTCGCATTCTGCGGATATTCTTATTTCTTCGGAGCCAAATTACTTAATGACGCCGTACAACTTCAAAAAGTTAATCGGTACATCACTACCATTACGTGGCAACTGTCTTTTCAAAACGATTTTAGATAATTCTGGTTATCCAGTTTCGGCTGAATACATTCCCTGGGATAATGTGTTTGATGTAAAATTAATTAAAGGCGAATTGTATTATTATGTAAATGGTATGGCAGATCCTTTAATGTCTTCAGAAGTTTTACATTTCAAACAATTCTCTCTTAACGGACTGGTAGGAATCCCGACAATCACTTTTGCAGCAATGCAATTGAATTTAGCATTAAAAACGCAGGAATTCGCAACCATGAATTTAGATAACAAAGGAGTTCGTCAGGGTGTAATTTCTACAGAAAAAGTAATCAAAGATAAATCTGGAATCATTCAGGGTTGGAGAACTGCAATGGCAGAAAAATCTGCGGATCGTGTGGTTGTATTGGATGAGGGTATGGAATTTAATCCTATTACCATCACGCCACAGGAATTGCAAATTATCGAACAGCAAAAATTTAGTATTGAAGATGTAGCTCGTTGGTTCAATATCGCGCCGCATAAAATAAAATCCTTACAGCAATCTACTAATAACAACATAGAGCAACAGTCATTAGATCATGTTAGTGATACAATTCAGCCTTTAGTTACAAATGTTGAACAGGAACTAACGAAAAAGCTTTTAACCCGAAAAGAAAGATCGACTTGTTATTTTAAAGGAAATATGAACGTATTGCTACGTGCTGATATTAAAAGCCGTGGTGAGTACTATTCAAAAATGGTGACTTCAGGAGTTTATAACCGTCAGGAAGTAAGGCGAAAAGAGGAAGAAAACAACGGTCCTGAATTCCTAAACGAACACTTAACTCCCGTAAACACTTACACGGAAAAACAGCTTGAAAATAATTTAAAAATGCCGAAATAA
- a CDS encoding phage major capsid protein, with amino-acid sequence MKKSAEIRQELNGLVGSQDALMEAAKKENRTTLNEAETAKFNELQAQIEERKAALKVAETMEENQRAFGSNPTPAAGPSVVEKPAPENTEKREGLSIHAIIRSQMANGTLEGESLRIHQECKRAAEAQGLIVTGAVIPFGESRATQQTVTGDSGEYGGNLVPREQQPLIEFLRPEPLIEKMGIVVATGLKGNLRYPVNEGGIIATWEGETDKTDGTANKYGYVDSIPKRLSVTVPISLLNIMQSSIDLERQTMNDILLAVGNAIDLAFVNGSGTGQPLGVLNHTGVNTVAIGTNGSAPTWDNIVDMETGIFVENASGAKMSYLVNPKTRGKLKKTKHEAGDLNYLMDKSGEINGYSSFTSNHVPSNLSRGTGTNLSAGIFGDFTQGRVNIWGFMDLSVDDKSRKNEGLIEVTANVFVDVVIRQPKSFSVVKGWITA; translated from the coding sequence ATGAAAAAATCTGCAGAAATCAGACAAGAGCTTAATGGATTGGTAGGCTCGCAAGATGCCTTAATGGAGGCTGCAAAAAAAGAAAATCGTACTACTTTAAACGAAGCAGAAACGGCTAAATTCAATGAATTACAAGCTCAGATTGAAGAAAGAAAAGCAGCTTTAAAAGTAGCTGAAACTATGGAAGAAAATCAACGTGCTTTTGGTTCTAATCCTACACCTGCGGCTGGTCCTTCTGTTGTAGAAAAACCTGCTCCGGAAAATACAGAAAAAAGAGAAGGGTTGTCAATTCATGCAATTATTCGTTCGCAAATGGCAAACGGTACATTGGAGGGTGAATCACTAAGAATTCATCAGGAATGCAAGCGTGCGGCTGAGGCTCAGGGATTAATTGTTACAGGTGCTGTAATTCCATTTGGTGAATCCAGAGCGACACAACAAACCGTTACTGGTGATAGTGGTGAATATGGTGGAAATTTGGTTCCGAGAGAACAACAGCCTTTAATTGAGTTTTTACGACCTGAGCCATTAATTGAAAAAATGGGAATTGTGGTTGCTACCGGATTAAAAGGAAATTTAAGATATCCTGTAAACGAAGGTGGTATTATTGCTACTTGGGAAGGTGAAACAGATAAAACAGATGGGACTGCAAATAAATACGGTTATGTAGATTCTATTCCTAAGAGGCTTTCTGTTACCGTTCCAATTTCATTGTTAAACATCATGCAGTCTTCTATTGATTTAGAAAGACAAACAATGAATGATATTCTGTTAGCAGTCGGAAATGCAATTGATTTGGCTTTCGTAAATGGTTCTGGAACTGGTCAGCCGTTAGGGGTGTTAAATCACACGGGGGTTAATACAGTTGCAATCGGAACAAATGGCTCTGCTCCTACCTGGGATAACATTGTAGACATGGAGACTGGAATTTTTGTTGAAAATGCTTCAGGTGCAAAAATGAGTTATTTAGTGAATCCAAAAACTCGTGGGAAGTTGAAAAAAACAAAACATGAAGCGGGTGATCTTAATTATTTAATGGATAAATCAGGAGAAATCAACGGATATTCTTCTTTCACTTCGAATCACGTTCCTTCAAATCTTTCAAGAGGTACAGGTACAAATTTATCTGCCGGAATCTTTGGAGATTTTACACAAGGTAGAGTGAATATTTGGGGCTTTATGGATTTATCTGTTGATGATAAATCCCGCAAAAATGAAGGTTTAATTGAAGTTACTGCAAACGTTTTTGTAGATGTTGTAATTCGTCAGCCAAAATCTTTTTCAGTTGTCAAAGGCTGGATTACTGCTTAA